In Nostoc sp. UHCC 0926, a single genomic region encodes these proteins:
- a CDS encoding WD40 repeat domain-containing protein — protein MTDSQQPENEKGLQQLAWAIESSVGQFKLILARCNYASLRDRLIQRLREICQVEIRVLAVQQSRKTLYTAIQEEFGEEIPACVMVVGLESVQNLSVMLTSANQVREEFRKNFAFPLVLWIDDEIYKQLIQLAPDLESWATTRNFAISTQQLVDFIIETANQWFSNNLNLNLDVYIKLETELETAQRDLMNQPDVYNLEIQADLESLLGFIKQINNHQDSALQHYHKALELWQRSNNLERQAKILGEIGVCYYLKALKHQEINHPDWHTTWHYIQEYINFIYQFNSPDLIASAVVKFGDILRDLQKWEMLQSLSEQALVIHQSNNQPRELAKDYGFLAEVALAQNNWVKANQLVQQALEVFAAIPNLESANISGILSDIPERVLKSKDLSLYQFILSRSQYHLGQTPQATFSLETARHVGNPLEDVRLYLDILKFLQQLYFEQKEYLKAYKIKQQRRSIEQQFGLRAFIGAGRLEATKQAFVETLRSNSPQGNIAPEIAASGRLLDVERLIERMGRPDYKLIVIHGQSGVGKSSLVNAGLVPALKNKAIGIQDYLPMVMRVYTNWVEELGRLLGRDDGDEGDKGDERELEAQLSPSEAQRSPSEAQRSASEGQLSPSEGQLSPSEGQLSPSEGQLSPSEGQRSPSEGQRSPSEGQRSASEGQRSASEGQRSASEGQRSPSEGQLSPLEGQRSALEGQRSASELGTPQYLISRLKENEQHNLRTVLIFDQFEEFFFVYTEPAQRKQFFEFLGECLNVLSVKVILSLRVDYIHYLLECNDLSSLKIIGNDILSNNVLYKLGNFSPADTKSIIQRLTENTSFHLEPALVEQLVQDLAGELGEVRPIELQVVGAQLQTENITTLAEYQQLGTKDELVKRYLDEVVNDCGVENQQAAEILLYLLTDEKGTRPLKTRAELERDLHEYLSEIPPTPLKKGGLVSSTPFLTGSPKAGGSEIRENKAFDISKLDLVLEIFVQSGLVVLLPENPADRYQLVHDYLATFIRQQQEPKLKQVMAQLEKEREQRKLSEVKFNRFLKRSIFGSVAAGLVVVVQVWIAFSLLREANNLKKQAEINKINALANSSDTFSASGQIWNALTEGLKAGGKLKNAGKVAVDTQMRVVRTLQKALYLKTENKFQELNTLEGHSSAVISVVFSPDGQRLASASTDKTIKLWDAATGKLLQTLSGHRSVVISVVFSPDGQRLASASADNTIKLWDAATGKPLQTLSGHSSGVISVVFSPDGQRLAFASADNTIKLWDAATGKLLQTLSGHRSWVNGVVFSPDGQRLASASYDNTIKLWDAATGKLLQTLSGHRSWVNGVVFSPDGQRLASASYDKTIKLWDAATGKLLQTLSGHSSAVLSVVFSPDGQRLASASADNTIKLWDAATGKLLQTLSGHSSAVISVVFSPDGQRLASASADKTIKLWDTATGKPLQTLSGHSSWVNGVVFSPDGQRLASASYDKTIKLWDAATGKLLQTLSGHSSAVLSVVFSPDGQRLASASADNTIKLWDAATGKLLQTLSGHSSSVISVVFSPDGQRLASASYDNTIKLWDAATGKLLQTLSGHSSAVLSVVFSPDGQRLASASADNTIKLWDAATGKPLQTLSGHSSAVNSVVFSPDGQRLASASADKTIKLWDAATGKPLQTLSGHSSSVISVVFSPDGQRLASASADNTIKLWDAATGKPLQTLSGHSSWVSSVVFSPDGQRLASASDDKTVIVWNLDLNKLVTDGCDLLNNYLIVHSEVLGEVTECQTPPRLVQAATVLVIQGEKLARNEDVDNAVVKFRKAQQWDANLKFDPQVKAQEFVNKGKAER, from the coding sequence ATGACAGATTCACAGCAACCTGAAAATGAAAAGGGACTGCAACAATTAGCTTGGGCGATTGAGTCCTCTGTGGGACAGTTTAAGCTGATTTTGGCCCGGTGTAATTATGCTAGTTTGCGCGATCGCTTAATCCAGAGATTGCGGGAAATTTGTCAAGTCGAAATTCGTGTCTTGGCGGTGCAGCAATCTCGCAAAACTCTTTATACTGCGATTCAGGAAGAATTCGGCGAAGAAATACCAGCCTGTGTGATGGTTGTGGGTTTGGAATCAGTGCAGAATTTGTCTGTGATGTTAACTTCTGCAAATCAGGTGCGGGAAGAGTTTCGCAAGAATTTTGCTTTTCCCTTAGTGTTGTGGATTGACGATGAAATCTACAAGCAACTAATACAGCTTGCGCCCGATTTGGAGAGTTGGGCAACTACGAGAAATTTTGCCATATCAACACAGCAATTAGTAGATTTTATCATCGAAACGGCTAATCAATGGTTTAGTAATAACTTAAATTTGAACCTGGATGTATATATTAAACTGGAAACTGAGTTAGAAACGGCGCAAAGAGATTTAATGAATCAGCCAGATGTTTATAATTTAGAAATTCAAGCTGATTTAGAATCTTTATTAGGTTTTATTAAACAAATAAATAATCACCAAGATTCGGCGCTACAGCATTATCACAAAGCTTTAGAGCTTTGGCAGCGAAGTAATAATTTAGAAAGGCAGGCAAAAATCCTCGGTGAGATTGGGGTTTGTTATTATCTCAAAGCTTTGAAACATCAAGAGATAAATCATCCAGATTGGCATACGACTTGGCATTATATTCAAGAATATATTAATTTTATTTACCAGTTCAACAGTCCAGATTTAATTGCTAGTGCAGTAGTTAAATTCGGTGATATCTTGCGAGACTTGCAAAAGTGGGAAATGTTGCAGAGTCTTTCAGAACAAGCCTTAGTAATCCATCAAAGTAACAACCAGCCAAGGGAATTAGCTAAGGATTACGGTTTTTTAGCTGAGGTGGCTTTGGCTCAAAATAACTGGGTGAAAGCAAATCAGCTTGTTCAGCAAGCCTTGGAAGTTTTTGCTGCGATTCCCAATTTGGAATCAGCGAATATCTCAGGGATTTTATCTGATATTCCCGAAAGGGTTTTAAAATCAAAAGATTTGAGTTTGTATCAGTTTATTTTAAGTCGTTCTCAATACCATTTAGGTCAAACTCCACAGGCAACTTTCAGCTTAGAAACTGCTAGGCATGTGGGTAATCCCCTAGAAGATGTCAGGCTTTATTTGGATATTCTCAAGTTTTTGCAGCAGCTTTATTTTGAGCAGAAAGAATATCTCAAAGCATACAAAATCAAACAGCAACGGCGCTCTATTGAACAGCAATTTGGCTTGCGGGCTTTTATTGGTGCGGGGAGGTTAGAAGCAACAAAACAGGCATTTGTAGAGACATTGCGCTCAAACTCTCCCCAAGGAAATATTGCCCCAGAAATTGCTGCATCTGGTCGCCTATTGGATGTAGAACGTTTGATTGAACGTATGGGTCGCCCTGATTATAAGCTGATAGTCATTCATGGGCAATCGGGTGTCGGCAAAAGTTCCCTAGTGAATGCGGGACTGGTGCCAGCTTTAAAGAATAAAGCGATCGGGATTCAAGATTATTTGCCGATGGTAATGCGGGTTTATACCAACTGGGTGGAAGAATTGGGGAGGCTTTTGGGGAGAGATGACGGAGATGAGGGGGATAAGGGGGATGAAAGAGAGTTAGAAGCTCAACTTTCACCCTCAGAAGCTCAACGTTCACCCTCAGAAGCTCAACGTTCAGCTTCAGAAGGTCAACTTTCACCCTCAGAAGGTCAACTTTCACCCTCAGAAGGTCAACTTTCACCCTCAGAAGGTCAACTTTCACCCTCAGAAGGTCAACGTTCACCCTCAGAAGGTCAACGTTCACCCTCAGAAGGTCAACGTTCAGCTTCAGAAGGTCAACGTTCAGCCTCAGAAGGTCAACGTTCAGCCTCAGAAGGTCAACGTTCACCCTCAGAAGGTCAACTTTCACCCTTAGAAGGTCAACGTTCAGCTTTAGAAGGTCAACGTTCAGCTTCAGAACTCGGAACTCCGCAATATTTAATATCCAGACTTAAAGAAAACGAACAGCACAACCTCCGCACAGTACTAATTTTTGATCAATTTGAGGAATTTTTCTTTGTTTACACCGAACCTGCACAAAGGAAGCAATTCTTTGAGTTTCTGGGAGAGTGTCTGAATGTTCTATCGGTGAAAGTTATCTTATCGCTGCGGGTGGATTACATCCATTACTTGCTAGAGTGCAATGATTTGTCCAGCCTGAAGATTATTGGCAATGACATTCTCAGTAATAATGTACTTTACAAGTTGGGGAACTTCTCACCTGCTGATACGAAGTCAATTATTCAGCGTTTAACTGAAAATACTAGTTTTCACTTAGAACCTGCTTTAGTTGAACAACTGGTGCAAGATTTAGCCGGAGAATTGGGTGAAGTTCGTCCCATTGAGTTGCAGGTTGTGGGGGCGCAACTGCAAACGGAGAATATTACAACTCTGGCAGAATATCAGCAGCTTGGCACTAAGGACGAATTGGTTAAGCGTTATTTGGATGAAGTTGTTAATGATTGTGGCGTTGAGAATCAGCAAGCAGCAGAAATATTACTGTATTTGCTGACGGATGAAAAAGGAACTCGCCCGTTAAAGACTCGCGCTGAGTTGGAACGCGATTTACACGAGTACTTGTCGGAGATCCCCCCAACCCCTCTTAAAAAGGGGGGCTTAGTTTCTTCTACCCCCTTTTTAACGGGGTCGCCGAAGGCGGGGGGATCAGAAATTAGGGAGAATAAAGCTTTTGATATCAGCAAATTAGATTTAGTGTTAGAGATTTTTGTCCAATCGGGCTTGGTGGTTTTGCTACCAGAAAACCCGGCTGACCGTTATCAACTGGTACATGACTATTTAGCCACGTTTATCCGCCAGCAACAAGAACCGAAGTTAAAGCAGGTGATGGCGCAACTGGAAAAGGAACGAGAACAAAGAAAACTGAGTGAGGTAAAATTTAATCGTTTTCTCAAACGCAGCATTTTTGGTTCCGTAGCCGCAGGTTTAGTTGTGGTTGTACAGGTGTGGATAGCATTTTCATTGCTAAGAGAGGCAAATAACCTAAAAAAACAAGCGGAAATTAATAAAATAAACGCCCTTGCTAACTCTTCAGACACCTTTTCTGCCTCTGGCCAAATCTGGAATGCACTGACAGAAGGCTTAAAAGCGGGCGGAAAACTAAAAAACGCGGGTAAGGTAGCGGTAGATACCCAGATGCGGGTTGTGAGAACATTGCAGAAAGCTTTGTACTTAAAAACAGAGAACAAATTCCAAGAACTGAATACATTAGAAGGACATAGCAGTGCGGTCATTAGCGTGGTGTTCAGCCCCGATGGGCAAAGGCTGGCTTCTGCAAGTACTGACAAGACCATCAAACTCTGGGATGCAGCCACAGGCAAACTTCTGCAAACCCTGAGTGGACATCGCAGTGTGGTCATTAGCGTGGTGTTCAGCCCCGATGGGCAAAGGCTGGCTTCTGCAAGTGCTGACAACACCATCAAACTCTGGGATGCAGCCACTGGCAAACCTCTGCAAACCCTGAGTGGACATAGCAGTGGGGTCATTAGCGTGGTGTTCAGCCCCGATGGGCAAAGGCTGGCTTTTGCAAGTGCTGACAACACCATCAAACTCTGGGATGCAGCCACAGGCAAACTTCTGCAAACTCTGAGTGGACATCGCAGTTGGGTCAATGGCGTGGTGTTCAGCCCCGATGGGCAAAGGCTGGCTTCTGCTAGTTATGACAACACCATCAAACTCTGGGATGCAGCTACAGGCAAACTTCTGCAAACCCTGAGTGGACATCGCAGTTGGGTCAATGGCGTGGTGTTCAGCCCCGATGGGCAAAGGCTGGCTTCTGCTAGTTATGACAAGACCATCAAACTCTGGGATGCAGCTACAGGCAAACTTCTGCAAACTCTGAGTGGACATAGCAGTGCGGTCTTAAGCGTGGTGTTCAGCCCCGATGGGCAAAGGCTGGCTTCTGCAAGTGCTGACAACACCATCAAACTCTGGGATGCAGCTACAGGCAAACTTCTGCAAACTCTGAGTGGACATAGCAGTGCGGTCATTAGCGTGGTGTTCAGCCCCGATGGGCAAAGGCTGGCTTCTGCAAGTGCTGACAAGACCATCAAACTCTGGGATACAGCCACTGGCAAACCTCTGCAAACCCTGAGTGGACATAGCAGTTGGGTCAATGGCGTGGTGTTCAGCCCCGATGGGCAAAGGCTGGCTTCTGCAAGTTATGACAAGACCATCAAACTCTGGGATGCAGCCACTGGCAAACTTCTGCAAACCCTGAGTGGACATAGCAGTGCGGTCTTAAGCGTGGTGTTCAGCCCCGATGGGCAAAGGCTGGCTTCTGCAAGTGCTGACAACACCATCAAACTCTGGGATGCAGCCACTGGCAAACTTCTGCAAACCCTGAGTGGACATAGCAGTTCGGTCATTAGCGTGGTGTTCAGCCCCGATGGGCAAAGGCTGGCTTCTGCTAGTTATGACAACACCATCAAACTCTGGGATGCAGCTACAGGCAAACTTCTGCAAACTCTGAGTGGACATAGCAGTGCGGTCTTAAGCGTGGTGTTCAGCCCCGATGGGCAAAGGCTGGCTTCTGCAAGTGCTGACAACACCATCAAACTCTGGGATGCAGCCACTGGCAAACCTCTGCAAACCCTGAGTGGACATAGCAGTGCGGTCAATAGCGTGGTGTTCAGCCCCGATGGGCAAAGGCTGGCTTCTGCAAGTGCTGACAAGACCATCAAACTCTGGGATGCAGCCACAGGCAAACCTCTGCAAACCCTGAGTGGACATAGCAGTTCGGTCATTAGCGTGGTGTTCAGCCCCGATGGGCAAAGGCTGGCTTCTGCAAGTGCTGACAACACCATCAAACTCTGGGATGCAGCCACTGGCAAACCTCTGCAAACCCTGAGTGGACATAGCAGTTGGGTCAGTAGCGTGGTGTTCAGCCCCGATGGGCAAAGGCTGGCTTCTGCAAGTGATGACAAGACTGTAATTGTATGGAATTTGGATTTAAATAAGTTAGTGACAGATGGTTGTGACTTGCTCAACAATTATTTGATTGTCCATTCTGAGGTGCTAGGAGAAGTAACGGAATGCCAAACTCCGCCTCGCTTGGTGCAAGCAGCTACAGTATTAGTTATCCAAGGTGAGAAGCTAGCGCGAAATGAAGACGTTGATAATGCTGTTGTCAAATTCCGCAAAGCACAGCAGTGGGATGCTAATTTAAAATTTGATCCCCAGGTAAAAGCACAAGAGTTTGTCAACAAAGGCAAGGCTGAACGCTGA
- a CDS encoding tetratricopeptide repeat protein: MPTNYWNALCWRGSLQKQAADVLPACDKAVAFAPEDGRIRDSRGLARALTGNTQGAIEDFEAYIAQSDDKDSKAQRQRWVKDLRAGKNPFTDAELKKLQN; this comes from the coding sequence ATTCCTACTAATTATTGGAATGCACTATGCTGGCGAGGTAGTCTCCAAAAACAAGCCGCCGATGTTTTACCAGCCTGTGATAAAGCCGTTGCATTTGCACCTGAAGATGGCAGAATTCGTGATAGTCGTGGCTTGGCTAGGGCGCTGACAGGCAACACCCAAGGGGCAATTGAGGACTTTGAGGCATACATTGCCCAGAGTGACGATAAAGATAGCAAAGCACAACGGCAGCGCTGGGTGAAAGATTTACGGGCGGGGAAGAATCCGTTTACAGATGCAGAGCTTAAGAAGTTACAGAATTAG
- a CDS encoding DUF433 domain-containing protein, which produces MDWRTYIHSDSKILLGKPVVKGTRLSVEFILGLFAEGWTEQQVIQSYPTLSAPAIQAVFAFAAECLKEDVFYTPLLSTEAR; this is translated from the coding sequence ATGGATTGGAGAACTTATATTCATTCAGACTCGAAAATTCTCCTTGGAAAGCCTGTCGTCAAAGGAACGCGGCTATCCGTGGAATTCATATTGGGGTTGTTTGCCGAAGGTTGGACAGAACAACAAGTCATACAAAGCTACCCAACTCTGAGCGCTCCTGCAATTCAAGCCGTATTCGCATTTGCGGCGGAGTGTCTCAAAGAGGATGTATTCTACACACCGTTGCTGTCTACTGAGGCCAGGTAA
- a CDS encoding DUF5615 family PIN-like protein yields MRFLGNENFPFPSVRLLRQAGYDVASVTEDSPGIEDTEVLTRAANEQRVILTFDRDYGELIYRLRLPSPTGVIYLRFRPHTPEEPATLLLNLLHMEGLQFEERFTVVERDQIRQRPLP; encoded by the coding sequence ATGCGGTTTCTGGGGAATGAGAACTTCCCATTCCCCAGTGTGCGGCTGCTACGGCAAGCGGGCTATGATGTCGCTTCGGTGACAGAGGATTCTCCAGGCATTGAAGATACAGAGGTTTTGACTCGTGCGGCTAATGAGCAACGGGTGATTTTAACGTTTGATCGCGACTACGGCGAACTCATCTATCGCTTAAGATTACCATCACCAACGGGTGTAATTTATCTGCGGTTTCGCCCCCATACTCCTGAGGAGCCAGCCACACTCTTGTTAAATTTACTACATATGGAAGGATTACAATTTGAGGAGCGGTTTACGGTAGTAGAGCGCGATCAGATTCGCCAGCGTCCTCTGCCGTAG
- a CDS encoding metal-binding protein gives MPSGRTHDRITMYALPLVAGVTFWQTRSSNATLLVAGGFLFGGLMFGPDLDIYSVQFRRWGFLRWIWLPYQKSLRHRSFLSHGPIIGTILRILYLGCLLAILAIFVLAIAERLGNLSFTWQDLGQTVGRSLVQYDTEYIALFLGLELGAMSHSLSDWGGSAYKRFQKQGVRGLLPSRKIKKRKVNRSGSRRPKTKK, from the coding sequence ATGCCCTCTGGTCGGACGCACGATCGCATTACTATGTATGCTCTGCCGTTGGTGGCGGGCGTTACTTTCTGGCAGACTCGCAGTAGCAATGCGACTTTGTTGGTTGCAGGCGGGTTTCTATTTGGAGGGCTAATGTTTGGCCCCGATTTGGATATTTACTCTGTGCAATTTCGACGCTGGGGTTTCTTGCGCTGGATTTGGCTACCTTATCAAAAAAGTCTTCGTCATCGTTCTTTTTTATCCCACGGGCCGATTATTGGCACGATCCTGCGAATACTTTATCTGGGGTGTTTGCTAGCTATTTTGGCTATTTTCGTTTTGGCAATTGCCGAAAGGTTGGGGAATCTGAGCTTTACTTGGCAGGATTTGGGACAAACTGTGGGGCGATCGCTCGTACAATACGATACTGAATATATCGCCCTCTTTTTGGGGTTGGAACTCGGTGCAATGAGTCATTCTCTCAGCGATTGGGGCGGTTCGGCATACAAGCGCTTTCAAAAACAGGGGGTTCGGGGGTTGCTTCCTAGTCGCAAAATCAAGAAGCGGAAAGTGAACAGGAGTGGTAGTCGTCGGCCGAAGACTAAGAAATGA